The DNA region GGGTGGTAAAGGAATGATAGTAAACTCAGGATAGAAAATTTAAGTTGTTGATTTTTCCATCCATTCCACCATATCTCCCTTATAGTTTATGTATGTGTACTTTATAGGTTTATGATTACATTTCTTGGAAAGACAGAATCCTGGTTTATGTTCAAATTGTATCTTTCAGGGAGTACTGCTAAAGTGAATTTTCAGTGGTGTAGTTTTTCCAAGTATATTACAAGGTGCCATTTTCTTAGTTTCTGGTTCTGGAGGATGGCATTGGCTTTTACAAGACATAtgtttttagagaattttttcaGATCTCATTTCCTATTAAGTGTGGTTCAGGTGTTGAAGCTGTTTGGAAGACCTGCCCAGAATCTCTACTTGTCAATCACTTAATTTCAAGATCAAGTTTATATGAGGAATGCTGAATTCTTCAGTTCCCTTGTGGCTTCCTGTGTTTGTGCAATAAAAGATTACATTACATAGGGCTCTTCTACTCCATAGTCTAGTACTATTGGGTAGATGAAATTTGTTGTCTCAGGTAGAGCAGATGAAATAATTATGATTGAACTTAAAATCTTAATTTGTCCTTTGAAGATTGAGTTAAACAGTGAAGCAaccatttcaattatttttcaaatgtaaaatgttaTTATTCTCTTGAGCTTTCTTCCAtcctttttcttattaaattagaTTATGATTATTGTCTGATTCAAATAGGATTAGCCATAATGTCTATAGTAAATTAAGCCAAAGTTAGATATTACTTTGTAGATTtatacatagatttttttcccagtgcttgggattgaatccaggggtgctttatcattgagctaccttcctaccccttccccccccccttttttatctTGAGCCAGGGTCTTGTTATATTTCCCAGGCTGTCACTGAACTGGTTATCCTCCGGCCTCtgtctccagagtagctggagattacaggtgtgtgccaccaggcttAGCTACAGTAGAATTCTATAAACCTGATTGAGCAGTTTCTCTGTCAAAGGGTTCTGACTTCAGAGTTACATTAATCTATATATTAATCTTCAGAGTTAATCTGTACAGATTATAGAGTTAACTGTAATCTGGTTTATAGTGACTTCAAATTCAGGAAATGACTTACATTTCAAAGATTTAGTCTGTCCTTCAGTGCTTGTAGAATTCTGCCCTTATCTAGAAATGTTTTTATAGGATTAAAATGTTTCAACTAGGACTAAGAATATCTGATGTGTTTCTAAACCAAGGACCTTGTGaataccaggcaagcactgtaccactgagcaacatacccagctttaaaattttttttttcaaaattttgagacagtgtttcactaaattgctgacactggcctccAATTTATGATATTCctacttcagccttctgagtaggaGTGTGCCATCATATATTACAAACTCAATTTTTGGAAGCCTTAAGTCAGCTCTAGATGACATGttactttttataaagataactttcttaatttaagaaatggaaaaactcTTAGTCTTATCTATattcttcaggtttttttttttttgggagagcatcctgtattaaaaaaatagactacTCTGTTTCTTCTAACATATAAATGGTGCTTGAAGCCAGTAAGAACTTCATATTATTTATGAGAAGCCTCAATCAGAGGCActcctcattttttctttcttttgcagtgctggggattaaacacagggcctcagacatgttgggcaagcgctctaccactgaactatatctcaggctgcttatatatatattttttacccatTCAGGAAAGGATAgccatttattatttgttttattagtgcattatagttatacataaaatcaggtttcattttcacataattatataagcatgaacTATAATTTGCTCCAGTTCAGTCCTCCGTATGTCCTCATTCCTTTATTCTATTCTGCTGGTCTTACATTTAGGGATTAACTGAGCTTTAGATAACTTTTCCTTGTCTTTATAAATTCTTCCACCGtactatttttcttaatttgatataattctctgaactgcattttcttttatgtgaaatttagtgatttctagtttcatactGTTGAAATAGTACACAGGAGGACCTGTAGAAATAAAGACACTAAAGTTAATAGGATGTATTTAAAGATTTAATTGCAGCTTTTAAAACACTTGACATTTTTGTTCTCTTCCAAAAAAATTTAGTCATTGAAAGAAAACCTTGCAAGGTGTTGGACTCTTACTGAATCAGAGAAGATATCCTTTGATACTCAGAAAAAGAATCTTGCTACAGAAAATCAGTATTTAAGAATATctctggagaaggaagagaaagccaTATCTGCATTACAGGAAGAGTTAATGAAGTTAAGAGAACAGATTAGAATATtggaagacaaaggaagaaagactGAATTAGTTACAGAAAATCAGAAACTTAAGCAgcatttagaagaggaaaaacagaaagtGCACAGCTTCCTTAGTCAAAGGGAGACTCTGTTGGCAGAAACTAAGATGCTAAAGAGAGAACTGGAGAGAGAACGACTGATAGCAATGACTTTAAGGGTGGAACTTCAGCAGTTAAGCACGAGTCAGTCACAAGACAACTTAGATTCTCCCAGTATATTgactgaaaaaaaggaaatagcagTCTTACAGGAAAGACTCACTGAGCTGGAGCAGAAACTAAACTTTGAACAGCAGCGTTCTGATTTGTGGGAAAGACTGTATGTTGAGGCAAAAGATCAGAATGGAAAACAAGAAACtgatggaaaaaagaaaggtagCAGAGGAAACCACAGGGCTAAGAATAAgtcaaaagaaacatttttgggAACGGTTAAGGAAACATTTGATGCCATGAAGAATTCTACCAAGGAGTTTGTGAGgcatcataaagaaaaaattaagcagGCTAAAGAAGCTGTgaaggaaaatctgaaaaagttTTCAGATTCAGTTAAATCCACTTTCCGACATTTCAAAGATACCACCAAGAATATCTTTGATGAAAAGGGCAACAAAAGATTTAGTGCTCCAAGAGAAGAAACAGCTGAAAAACCAAGAACAGTTTTTCGTGACTGTTTACATCCACAGAATAAGGCACCTATGCAAGACCAGAATCGTGGAGGCCCTGCTCtgcaaagggaaggaaggaaagagaagccaACTCACTttgaagaatttagaaaaaatacaaattcacagAAGTGCAGTGCTGAGCATGATGACTGTAAGGGAAGTTATCTCAGAAAGGCTTGTTCTGGTATATTTGAAAATGCTCAACAAGAATCTGTTAATCCTTTTAAGGTAATGATGAATCCTGTAAAGATTGATGAATTTAGACTGTTAATTGAAAGATACTTATTAAAAGAATTGGATGCTTTTCATCATTGGAAAGAACTAGATCAATTCATCAACAAGTTTTTCCTAAATGGTGTCTTTATCCATGATCAGAAGCTTTTCACGGACTTTGTTAATGATGTTAAGGATTATCTTAAAGACATGAAGGAATATCAAGTATATAATGATGGAGTGTTTGAGAAGctggatgaatatatatatagacactTCTTTGGTCACACTTTTCCCCCTCCATATGGACCCAGGTCGGTTTACATAAAACCATGTTATTATAATAGTTTCTAACAATTGTATATTGTGGTAGCATTTTTATCATTTGATAAGTTTCTTAGGTTACTATTTCTAAAAGACATGCTTTATTATTCCTGAAAATTTAGAATAGATAGAaagatatagttttaaatttacaagtattaaaaactgaaaatttcatgTAACAATTACTGATTTAAACAGATGGTTTGatttatatcttaaaaattaGTTATGGATATAGAAATCCTATTTTGGctaattatgtttctttttagtAGAGTTGATATGAAAAGATAATTACCTTAAgtggaattattttcctttaatttctttattcaccTTAGGAAGCTAGGCGTGAACAACACAAATTTTACTCTGAAATCCTAAGAGCTCACATGTAACAATTATAGTGCCCTACCTGTTGTCATTTGTCCATTCCATATTCCAACTTAATTATTATATGTAATACTTACTACAGAATTATTTATAAGGGTAGTGGCATGATCAAAGAGGCAACCTCAGCAAGCCAGAAATTCTAATGTGTATACTTCATAATAACTTTTAAATCCATTGTTTATCTGCTTTTTATTCTGTAACATGAAACTCTAATACTCAAATGTTAGCTTCACTTTTTACCTTTGagatacatatatctatatgttTTTATGAATAAATGTAATGTGTCTATAAAATAATGAGACTGATTATGGTGTCTTTAGTTATTCAGTATCTAGTGCTGTAATGAGCAAAATGTTGGGAGGCTGTCTTGAGGAAACAAATTGAAAATTTCTTAATGTAAATAAGCTCACAAGCTAGGCAGGtacagaaaattaaatgaagataTGGAGGCATGTATATGGTGGCCTCAGGTGTCTGGAGATGTCTGGAAAAGCTTCATGATGAGGTGGCCTTGGAAATAAACTTGTTATACTATCTTTTGAAGGGTTTTCACTTCAAAAGCCTTGGAAATGTGAAGCAAGGTAGTGCGGGGGGGATGAAAAAAAGATCATGATGGCCTTGTTTTATGCTAAAGGATTTGTCTTGCAGGATATGCAGAATTTCTGAAGAATTTTGAAGTAGAGTGGAATTATAGATTAATTAGATGACCTTCTAGATTACTGGCAGCAGCCTGGAGGATTCATTGGAAAGGTGTGAAGCTAGAATGCAGTATAATAGTTGGGAGCTGATGAGTATTAGAACTAAGAAAGAGTAAAGACAGTTACACAGTAGGTAAATAGTAAAATAGTTATTTCTTGTGCAAGATAAGTAGAAAGTAACAATGACTTCTAGATTTCTGGGATGGGCTACCTTGTGGATAGTGATATCCCTCAGATATGGAATGCAGGAATGTGCTTTTGGGCAACAGGAATTGGTGTAAAAGTTGTGAAGGTATCTATTGACATCAATTAGAGAGGATTAGTTGGCAGTCAATTAACGTTTCTGCCTCTCTGGCACAAACactctgtctgtgtgtgtgtgaagacaATCTCCACTGGAGGTATTTATCAGACCCTTGGGGAACACCAACATCAGTGGGGTTGTAGAGAAGTCTGATAAGGGCAAGACTACAGAATAGTATCATGAAAACCCAagtaaaagtaatatttaaatttcGTCAAATACTTTAAAAGTTGAGGACTGAAAATATTTCTTGGTTTGGGAATTGGGTGCCCAGGTTAGCATTATGGACTTGCCATAATGTAGTGACAGAAACCTGCTCATGGAAACTGAGGGAAAAAATGCAGATGTTGTGAATttttgctaaaaaagaaaaagagccttTTTTGGTAAGAAATGTGTGTATATTTCTGTGAGGGATGAAGCCAATGGGagaggattgatttttttttttttttttttgaggaggaaaaTAATGGAAACACATCTCATTATTTTATTGTCACATTCTATTCTTATTATCTCTTCAGTATTTTCCCTTTGTCAGTACAgtttcatttgtctgtttttgctttctaAAGGGTAAAAAATGTATAATACTCACTGAACTCCCTCTCCCCTGCTTTATAGTATGGACATAATAGGATTATACTGTATTAACATCTTTTTGCAGAATGTTCAGATAGATTAA from Ictidomys tridecemlineatus isolate mIctTri1 chromosome 5, mIctTri1.hap1, whole genome shotgun sequence includes:
- the Ccpg1 gene encoding cell cycle progression protein 1 isoform X5, producing MSENSSDSDSSCGWTVINHEGSDVEMVNSVTTSDSCELTPECSSLEQEEDVQVLQIEQEESSQNSTLLMEGTAYPTLEETTSAFEAEEGRSPEDNVYFGTASDDSDIVTLEPPKLEEFGNQEVTIVKEAQSSEDFNMGSSSSSQYTFCQPETVFSSQPSDGESSSDETSNQPSPVFRRRRARKKTISTSESEERLPAEQENEPSKELSKRQFSSGLNKCVVLALVIAVSMGFGHFYGTIQIQKHQELVRKIHEDELNDMKDYLSQCQKKQGPFIDSKSLKENLARCWTLTESEKISFDTQKKNLATENQYLRISLEKEEKAISALQEELMKLREQIRILEDKGRKTELVTENQKLKQHLEEEKQKVHSFLSQRETLLAETKMLKRELERERLIAMTLRVELQQLSTSQSQDNLDSPSILTEKKEIAVLQERLTELEQKLNFEQQRSDLWERLYVEAKDQNGKQETDGKKKGSRGNHRAKNKSKETFLGTVKETFDAMKNSTKEFVRHHKEKIKQAKEAVKENLKKFSDSVKSTFRHFKDTTKNIFDEKGNKRFSAPREETAEKPRTVFRDCLHPQNKAPMQDQNRGGPALQREGRKEKPTHFEEFRKNTNSQKCSAEHDDCKGSYLRKACSGIFENAQQESVNPFKVMMNPVKIDEFRLLIERYLLKELDAFHHWKELDQFINKFFLNGVFIHDQKLFTDFVNDVKDYLKDMKEYQVYNDGVFEKLDEYIYRHFFGHTFPPPYGPSRPDRKQRMVNIENSRHRKQEQKHLHPQPYKREGKWHKYGRTNGRHMANLEIELGQLPFDPKY
- the Ccpg1 gene encoding cell cycle progression protein 1 isoform X1, with product MRGVTGTRSGDRRHRDSRLRRVEVALPRQGSDVEMVNSVTTSDSCELTPECSSLEQEEDVQVLQIEQEESSQNSTLLMEGTAYPTLEETTSAFEAEEGRSPEDNVYFGTASDDSDIVTLEPPKLEEFGNQEVTIVKEAQSSEDFNMGSSSSSQYTFCQPETERWWEKLWKIPECIMGWDDQLKHHVPSQLTFQVFSSQPSDGESSSDETSNQPSPVFRRRRARKKTISTSESEERLPAEQENEPSKELSKRQFSSGLNKCVVLALVIAVSMGFGHFYGTIQIQKHQELVRKIHEDELNDMKDYLSQCQKKQGPFIDSKSLKENLARCWTLTESEKISFDTQKKNLATENQYLRISLEKEEKAISALQEELMKLREQIRILEDKGRKTELVTENQKLKQHLEEEKQKVHSFLSQRETLLAETKMLKRELERERLIAMTLRVELQQLSTSQSQDNLDSPSILTEKKEIAVLQERLTELEQKLNFEQQRSDLWERLYVEAKDQNGKQETDGKKKGSRGNHRAKNKSKETFLGTVKETFDAMKNSTKEFVRHHKEKIKQAKEAVKENLKKFSDSVKSTFRHFKDTTKNIFDEKGNKRFSAPREETAEKPRTVFRDCLHPQNKAPMQDQNRGGPALQREGRKEKPTHFEEFRKNTNSQKCSAEHDDCKGSYLRKACSGIFENAQQESVNPFKVMMNPVKIDEFRLLIERYLLKELDAFHHWKELDQFINKFFLNGVFIHDQKLFTDFVNDVKDYLKDMKEYQVYNDGVFEKLDEYIYRHFFGHTFPPPYGPSRPDRKQRMVNIENSRHRKQEQKHLHPQPYKREGKWHKYGRTNGRHMANLEIELGQLPFDPKY
- the Ccpg1 gene encoding cell cycle progression protein 1 isoform X4 is translated as MRGVTGTRSGDRRHRDSRLRRVEVALPRQGSDVEMVNSVTTSDSCELTPECSSLEQEEDVQVLQIEQEESSQNSTLLMEGTAYPTLEETTSAFEAEEGRSPEDNVYFGTASDDSDIVTLEPPKLEEFGNQEVTIVKEAQSSEDFNMGSSSSSQYTFCQPETVFSSQPSDGESSSDETSNQPSPVFRRRRARKKTISTSESEERLPAEQENEPSKELSKRQFSSGLNKCVVLALVIAVSMGFGHFYGTIQIQKHQELVRKIHEDELNDMKDYLSQCQKKQGPFIDSKSLKENLARCWTLTESEKISFDTQKKNLATENQYLRISLEKEEKAISALQEELMKLREQIRILEDKGRKTELVTENQKLKQHLEEEKQKVHSFLSQRETLLAETKMLKRELERERLIAMTLRVELQQLSTSQSQDNLDSPSILTEKKEIAVLQERLTELEQKLNFEQQRSDLWERLYVEAKDQNGKQETDGKKKGSRGNHRAKNKSKETFLGTVKETFDAMKNSTKEFVRHHKEKIKQAKEAVKENLKKFSDSVKSTFRHFKDTTKNIFDEKGNKRFSAPREETAEKPRTVFRDCLHPQNKAPMQDQNRGGPALQREGRKEKPTHFEEFRKNTNSQKCSAEHDDCKGSYLRKACSGIFENAQQESVNPFKVMMNPVKIDEFRLLIERYLLKELDAFHHWKELDQFINKFFLNGVFIHDQKLFTDFVNDVKDYLKDMKEYQVYNDGVFEKLDEYIYRHFFGHTFPPPYGPSRPDRKQRMVNIENSRHRKQEQKHLHPQPYKREGKWHKYGRTNGRHMANLEIELGQLPFDPKY
- the Ccpg1 gene encoding cell cycle progression protein 1 isoform X2 produces the protein MSENSSDSDSSCGWTVINHEGSDVEMVNSVTTSDSCELTPECSSLEQEEDVQVLQIEQEESSQNSTLLMEGTAYPTLEETTSAFEAEEGRSPEDNVYFGTASDDSDIVTLEPPKLEEFGNQEVTIVKEAQSSEDFNMGSSSSSQYTFCQPETERWWEKLWKIPECIMGWDDQLKHHVPSQLTFQVFSSQPSDGESSSDETSNQPSPVFRRRRARKKTISTSESEERLPAEQENEPSKELSKRQFSSGLNKCVVLALVIAVSMGFGHFYGTIQIQKHQELVRKIHEDELNDMKDYLSQCQKKQGPFIDSKSLKENLARCWTLTESEKISFDTQKKNLATENQYLRISLEKEEKAISALQEELMKLREQIRILEDKGRKTELVTENQKLKQHLEEEKQKVHSFLSQRETLLAETKMLKRELERERLIAMTLRVELQQLSTSQSQDNLDSPSILTEKKEIAVLQERLTELEQKLNFEQQRSDLWERLYVEAKDQNGKQETDGKKKGSRGNHRAKNKSKETFLGTVKETFDAMKNSTKEFVRHHKEKIKQAKEAVKENLKKFSDSVKSTFRHFKDTTKNIFDEKGNKRFSAPREETAEKPRTVFRDCLHPQNKAPMQDQNRGGPALQREGRKEKPTHFEEFRKNTNSQKCSAEHDDCKGSYLRKACSGIFENAQQESVNPFKVMMNPVKIDEFRLLIERYLLKELDAFHHWKELDQFINKFFLNGVFIHDQKLFTDFVNDVKDYLKDMKEYQVYNDGVFEKLDEYIYRHFFGHTFPPPYGPSRPDRKQRMVNIENSRHRKQEQKHLHPQPYKREGKWHKYGRTNGRHMANLEIELGQLPFDPKY
- the Ccpg1 gene encoding cell cycle progression protein 1 isoform X3, translated to MRGVTGTRSGDRRHRDSRLRRVEVALPRQGSDVEMVNSVTTSDSCELTPECSSLEQEEDVQVLQIEQEESSQNSTLLMEGTAYPTLEETTSAFEAEEGRSPEDNVYFGTASDDSDIVTLEPPKLEEFGNQEVTIVKEAQSSEDFNMGSSSSSQYTFCQPETERWWEKLWKIPECIMGWDDQLKHHVPSQLTFQVFSSQPSDGESSSDETSNQPSPVFRRRRARKKTISTSESEERLPAEQENEPSKELSKRQFSSGLNKCVVLALVIAVSMGFGHFYGTIQIQKHQELVRKIHEDELNDMKDYLSQCQKKQGPFIDSKSLKENLARCWTLTESEKISFDTQKKNLATENQYLRISLEKEEKAISALQEELMKLREQIRILEDKGRKTELVTENQKLKQHLEEEKQKVHSFLSQRETLLAETKMLKRELERERLIAMTLRVELQQLSTSQSQDNLDSPSILTEKKEIAVLQERLTELEQKLNFEQQRSDLWERLYVEAKDQNGKQETDGKKKGSRGNHRAKNKSKETFLGTVKETFDAMKNSTKEFVRHHKEKIKQAKEAVKENLKKFSDSVKSTFRHFKDTTKNIFDEKGNKRFSAPREETAEKPRTVFRDCLHPQNKAPMQDQNRGGPALQREGRKEKPTHFEEFRKNTNSQKCSAEHDDCKGSYLRKACSGIFENAQQESVNPFKVMMNPVKIDEFRLLIERYLLKELDAFHHWKELDQFINKFFLNGVFIHDQKLFTDFVNDVKDYLKDMKEYQVYNDGVFEKLDEYIYRHFFGHTFPPPYGPSRPDRKQRMVNIENSRHRKQEQKHLHPQPYKREEPVHL